The window TCGGAATTAATGTGGACTCTCACGAAGTTGAAAGATGGTCCTCACCATTAGGATGTGAGTCATGTTCATTACCTTTCATGTATTTAGGAGTTCCAGTGGGAGCGAACATGAATTGTAAAAGTTCTTGGCTGCCGGTGATTGAAAAACTTAACAATAAACTCTCCGGATGGAAATCAAAAACATTGAGCTTTGGTGGAAGAATGACCCTTGCAAAGTCAGTCTTAGGGAGTCTTCCTACTTACTTTTTATCAATTTTTGCTGCCCCGTTAGGAGTGATCGATAATCTGGAGAAAATAAGAAGGAACTTTATATGGGGAGGACCTAACAATACTCCAAAAATACGTTGGGTGGTTTGGGAGAAGGTGATTGCTCCAAAAGAGGTGGGAGGCCTAGGACTCGGCTCCATTAAAGCATTAAATTTGGCGTTACTCTCAAAATGGAGATGGAAATTTTACCATGAAAGTAGTGCACTTTGGGCGAAAATCATACAAGGCTTACATAATCTGGATGCAGGGCGCACAACTCACATGTCATCTAGATATCTAAATGGGGTTTGGAAAAATATAGATAAATGTAAATTCACTCTTAATAAAATGAATATTGCAGATTCTGATGTTATCCAAAGAAATCAATCTGAAACTGGATGGGAATCGGACTTTCAATCGGACGATCAGTTCTGCGTTGCAGCTTTAAGGGAAAGGATTGATCGTGCAGCTCACTTGCTTCCAGATGGTGTTTTTCATTGGAGTAAGTGGATCCCAATCAAAGTAAATTGTTTTATTTGGAGAGCAAGAATGGACCGCATCCCAACTGCGATTGCCCTTGAACAAAGAGGGATACAAGTTCAATCTACACAATGTAGTGCGTGTGTCTCAGGAATGGAATCAACGGACCATTTGCTCCTTAAATGTCCTTTTGCTGCTGATATATGGAACCGGATATGGAAGTGGTGTGGTATCAATCCAATGACACTTCCTAGTATAAAAGAGTTGCTAAATTATATTGCAACGACTTGGAAATGCCCAAAATGCAGAGCAACTTTACTCTCAAGCGTATATGGGGCACTTTGGTGTATGTGGCGAGCAAGGAACGATAgaatatttaattcaaaattcttcTCCCCAGAATTGGTGTTTGAAGGTGTTAGATCCATGGTCCATGTTTGGATCAAACATAGGTATGAGATAGGAAACTTTGTATGGGGAGAATGGCTTATGTCTCCTTTTTATTTTGTGTAATTGATGAAGTTTTGTATCTTTGGCTCCctctagcttcttgctaggggGTAGTCTCTTAATAAAAATTgtcggttccaaaaaaaaattaaaattattgttacATCATCATTTTAATAACTTAACCTATAATTAAATAATCACTCAAATGATTAACcttttttttaatacaaattcAACTAATTTATCCATATCTATCTAAAATGTTctataaaattcattttttaattattatttttaaacaaacattgtattttaactttattaaaaatattacaatacattgtttcaaaagaaatataTTGCAACATATCGTTAggaaaatttaatattaaaaaaaaaactattacgGACTAgtcataaaaaataaagaaaaaaaattatataatcattataattttatatttcataaatgaaatgtcattacatatttaatataaataattaataagtaaataaataaataatatttaaaactaaaatatatttAAGGGGGTAAAATGAAATATGACTAAAGTACGAAGAAGTTAAATGGCAAACCATAGAAATATATCGACGACATTATATATATTGAACGgtcaataaaaaaacaaataaattttatattCCAATGATAATAAGTTATTAACAAGAAAAGTTCATAATAATATATTGTAAAAAAGTTCTCATTAAAAATGTTCTAATAATGTTATATCCTATTTCAAAAACCTTTTAAATTATTCATGATTTTAGTGAATCTTATAAAATCACGAAATACTTGGAATGATCTTCAAATATACAAATTGCTCTAAGCGAAGTTTAAATTCTCCtcaataaatgaatgttttttttgtcacatgtcaatctctcatgagttttgacacttgttattttgtggtatttttgaaataaatattatccacttgtcaatttttgatttgtttcagtttttaaaattaaagtcatatagttatatatgtaaagtattaaatatcatatatatgatattaaattgcaataaatatgtttcttcatttcttattttaaagttgtacattaaaatatattttcagtttacactttaatttaatgtttaatatttttttaaatcaacctatGTAATACacaggtctcacacctagtattaaaatattttaataccAAGACAATATTATGGTATTTAAACAACGTTACAGAATTGAATTTTGTTTTAAATAGTTGGAAGCTTTTAAATTgtgtaaaattaaataaaataccaACCTTTTAAAAaagataaatatatttttaagaacAATTTTGGAAATTGATTAAAAATTTTCAATAGTTTTTTTCTTAAACACTATATGAGATAATTTTTAgatttgaaactttttgttttaattaaaactaAACATTCGTACTCTCAAACAAAACTTTTTGTTTAAATCGAGTTTTTcgttaaaaactaaaaactagaaGCTCCAAACACATCATAATACTTTGAAATTTTTTGTTCTTTTCACGAATTGGTAGACAATTTTTTCCTCTTCGTCGGATtgattataatttggttataTACTTCTATAAAGATACGAGACTTGAGTAAGTATCCAATGTTTAACCAATATGATATATGAAACTATAAGTATGAGACTTGAATTGAATACAAAGATGAGTGAAATAACCTCtttcacataatatttaatttagtcACTATTTAAAAAATACATACTATATATTACAAACCTTTGAAACATGAAGAGATACCTTACAGGCTTACATCTTCTTTTATTCATACATTATTATAGTTATAAACTTATAAATAAGGTATGTTGGATTAATCATCCATACATCAAACATTAATAAGCTGGAATAGTGAGGGAATCAAGGTGACAACACTCAAAAGGCCCCGAACAGTATTCCCAATCAATTGCAGTGGTGCTTGTAGAAATCCAGTTGATGGTAGGCTTGAGTTACAACTAGAAAGTGGTGAAGCAACAACAACGTTGCAAGAGGATAGAATACTAGTGAGAAGAAAACTAAGGGGATTCAGTACGATGTTAAATCCTCCTAATCCATTTGTTATGGCTGACGCTATCACATTGCCACCACATGTTACTTGGACTAGAGCATCTGCATGTCAATCACAAAACAAGAAGCACACATAAAAGATTAATGTAGCATGATTGAATGTTAGGGAGAAAAATATATGTTCTCTGGAGATATAATTTAAGATTTCTGTTACATACGAAAGAAACTAAGCAATTGTTTATAAGCTTAAACCTAAgagataaaagataaaataaagacAAATGCAATCCTAATCATAAAAAAATTATTCTACAGTGTTTTAAAGCACGAGAACAGTGAATCCTATTAGAATTTCGTTTAACTACGTGCTTAGACGAAAAGAATAGCTTACTTTACTGACCCCTTGATAAGTACTTGTGTCAAGTTGTACAGTTTGCAACATTTCATGTGCATTTACCATATATTGACCACTTTGGGTAACCCTTCACAAGGACTTCCCAAAGGGGTCATCCATCGTGTTGCTTACTACTCTTGCACAATTACACTTAATTGTAGAGTTTTAATAGGATCTTTGTATATCATATACTAACATAACTTACTTGAAAATGGAGGTGTAGGGGTGGCAGCATTAGGAATGATGTTTCCATTAGTAGAGCAGAAGATGGTTCCGTTGATGCTTATTATGCCGAGGAGACCAGGAAGTCCGGGAATTTGAGCTTCAGCTTGTGATGCTGCTGCTAAAAGGGCCACCAAAACGATCATAGATTTCAAAGCCATTGATATAAATTAAAGAGCTAAGTGAAATGCTTAATACAATGTTGTGTTCCCTATTTATAGGCCACAATGTCATTTTCTAAGACATCAACATGCATCTAAGTGATATTTTCTCTTCCTAATCAAAACAATACCATCGAATTTTGCCATGCAAGTGGTGTAGTATAAATGTACATATGGTATACACTTGTGGGGTTTGCCCTTTGAAATTTCTTACACGTCATGGTTCCTAAAAAACATATTGCAAAACTATACatttatgttgatgttttcagTTTGTTACTTTCATATTTGATTTAAATCCATACTTGAAAGATTTTTCTGTTCTAGTAAAAAACAACcattgtttgttatgttttagATTATATATCTTGTAATCTAGTTAAGTGATTTTGTTGCATGTACTAAACAAAGTGACAAAAagatatgttgatgttttaaataacttCATTTGTCAATATTAATATTATAACAACTTCACTTCCATTTGTAATCAAATTGATTATAAGTTGAAAATCTAAGGGTTCGATTAGACATATCACTATTTTTTAACCGGCAAACTAATTTACTCTTAAACCATCTATATCTTCTAATGAGACTTGAACCATGACATCTTATTTGAAAATGTATTTCTTTACTGCTGGCCAAATGCCCTTTTAATTAGACATATCACTTGACAATTTGTCAACATCTAAAGATTGGTAATGATTTTGTTTACATCCAAAGCAAAGATTATATATGTGAAAGGAGACATTTTAATTGTAAGCTATCAAGAATTTGTTGAGAGTAATGATTTTGCATAGGAAGATTATATGGACAAACTAAAAATGTTACATAACATAATTTGTGCAATTTTCAAAGCCACACACATCCATCTTACGTTTTTAATGATGACTTAGTGTAAAACTAAAACTTATGTGTAACTTATTTAATCAACTATTTAGGAATATATGAATCGATCAACAACGTTATTTTTTTCAATGCAAAATGTACATAGTCAAGAGAAACAAGTTGAAGATGCACGCCATAGATCTTGTGGGCATGAGTCTACCTATTTTCATTCTGGTCCAATGATTATGTGCACaagtcaaattttattttttgaagttAAATCCTATGAAGAAATTCGTTGACAATTTGTTCATCTAAATACGAGATTCTCTAAATAAATCAACATTAATCATTATCTTTTAATATCTCCAACTATTGAAccctaatttatattaatttaactTGGTATTATTATTGATGTAACCGAACTTTAATTTGTATTGTTAAAGGAAGCAGAACATATTTCAAGCATTTAAATGTTGCATTTTGGGCACCTACTTCGTTATAACCTCTATAAATTACTATTATTGGGatggtatatgatattttattattttatagatCTATAAATTACTATTAGGatggtatatgatattttattattttatagagATATTCGTTAACCGAAAACTTAATATTAATTAACATAAACATATTTTTGTAATGGGTTATTAtcgtaaacaatgttttaaaaaccggttttttcaGTTGAGTTAATATAGTGGTTGATTCCCGGTTCAACTGGTTTAACCGATTCGACCGCCGGATGAATCGGTTTCTAtaattttaatcttttttttttctattttcctatacatatatacatacataaatcaacTATTTGACAtctcaagttaaaaaaaatacatataaaaacaagttgtagatcaatcaaaattaaactaacacataatcataagttTTATATTAATCTACATACATTAAAAAAAAGATAAACTATAATaccgaaacaaaatatagttttagatgaatatAAACGCATCATAAAATTTCATAatatttaccatatgtttttatttagagaaatctAAATAGATGTGAAAAAGACCACAAAAGTTTATTATACAAAATGGTTTTTTTCCTAAGTATGTTTTATTCAATTTAACCGATTCAACCGTATTAATTTAATCAGTTCAACCagatttttataaaaacttaCCGGATCATTCCGGTTCAAAAACAGACATAAAACCGATAATAGTTGAATTGATCCCTTCTTCgattcccggtccaaccggtttgACCAACCACTTCAAACCGACTTTTAAAACATTGATCGTAAAACAATTTTTTGGATTAAATCTGaacttattatttttttctttttctattttttcccattttttatttgtttttccaaaaaaaactctCATTTGACAAACTTTTTATTTTAAACCAACTTTTAGCTTTGACTTGTAGTTCTCATGTTTTTTTACTAGTAGAAAGGTGAACTTTACTCATCTAAAAAATCCGTTATTATAGACATTACAAAACTGTAAAAATGGTTCTTGTGGTTTTTCATTTTATGTGGTTAATGtttaaatctttgaaaagttgtatattttttttatcttcaaTAAGTTTTGTTGTGATTTTGGTCTCTTTTCTGTTAACTTTAATAACTTGgctgttaacttttttaaaatgattattttatcgTCAATGACAATTTCTATAACCAAACTACAAGGACCATTTCTACAtatcttcttttttatttttattgaattattatgtcTGAATAAATGTAATATatactatttatttattaataaagattgttttattagattattaatttcttATAATTaactttatttaatttatttgttaTCA of the Lactuca sativa cultivar Salinas chromosome 6, Lsat_Salinas_v11, whole genome shotgun sequence genome contains:
- the LOC111895484 gene encoding phylloplanin, with translation MALKSMIVLVALLAAASQAEAQIPGLPGLLGIISINGTIFCSTNGNIIPNAATPTPPFSNALVQVTCGGNVIASAITNGLGGFNIVLNPLSFLLTSILSSCNVVVASPLSSCNSSLPSTGFLQAPLQLIGNTVRGLLSVVTLIPSLFQLINV